The genomic stretch aGAGGAATAGAATGGCTAGGACAacatgtaaaacacattaaaactcAAATATACCTACTCATAATATACAAAAGACTTGTCATCTTTTGTGACACAGCTTATTACAGGGACAAAACGATTTCACATTCGCTCTATGTAATATATTAGAAAATAGGTTCGCCAGGTCCTTGGCATTTATGTAAGATGGCAGGTGAGACAGGTTCACACAGACCACACACACTGATCACACATATATCGGTGAAAATCAGGCATCACAATCTACAATTTAAAACTTTAGAATTAAATTAGGGATGATAAGAtcattaaattttttaagtttttaaatgttttgtgtgaTTTTGCAAGGAAATTGTAAACTATCCAGAAACATTAAAAAGATTGTTCAGTACAGTTgtcaaaaaaatgtacagcacAGTTGTCAAAAAATTGCTTAAAGGCTAAAAttgtaataaatgttatttgCTTTTTGATATGCTTGTAATGTAGTTTCTGGCTTAATTTAATACATGCATTCATTTCTTTAAGGAATAACTCTTTGGGATGCAGAGATGTTACAGAAGAATATTAATGTACGGCCACAGCCAAACACAGACTTTAAAATCATTGCCTCAGATTCAAGTGAAGACAAAAAACAAGCTCTGAATGTTTCTGCGTCTCTTGAAGCCAGCTTTCTGTGTGGATTAGTCAGTGTGAAAGGGTCGGCtgacttttataaagacaagaAGACATCCAGACACCAGTCTCGAGTTTCTTTACAGTATCGAACAACCTCACGTTTTGAGCAGCTTACCATGGAGCATCTTGGAGCGGGAAACTTTAAGCACTGCAATGTATTTGAGGAGGGATCTGCCACACATGTTGTTACAGCTTTGTTGTATGGAGCTCAAGCATTCTTTATTTTTGACCGTGAGGTTTCATCTGATGAACACTATCAAGACATACAAGGTGACCTCCAAGCGTCAATCAAAAAGATACCTTTAATATCAGTTGAGGGTCAGGCATCTTTAAAAATAAGTGAGTcagaacaaaagaaaacaaacaagttCAGCTGCACGTTTCATGGAGATTTTGCAATAGATAACAATCCGGTTACCTATTTAGATGCAATCAAGGTTTACTCAGAGCTCCCGAAACTGTTGGGGGAAAATGAAGAAAAAGCTGTGCCCATGACCGCATGGCTTTATCCTCTGAAGAAACTTGATTCTGCAGCCGCTCAGTTAGTCAGAGAGATAAGTGTTGGTCTTGTACGATGTGCCCAACGCATCATAGATGAACTGGACGATTGTAACATACAATGTCAAGACCTGATGAAGGAGAACATTGCCATTCAATTCCCTGAAATCAAGTCCAAGCTCGGAAAATTTAAAGACCTCTGTTCAGAGTACAAACTTGTTTTTCAAAAACGTCTATGCAAGCTTCTTCCATCTATAAGAGGTGGGGGGAATGAAGAACAGGATCTTGTGGATGTTCTAAACAGCAAAGAAAGATCTCCATTTCAAAGTGCTCTGATAGCAGAGTATCTTAAAGACAGAGAGCGTGAGATTAATGTTGTCAGATCTTACCAAGAGATTATGAATGAAGTCCCTGTCTTTTCATCCAGCAATGAATTGGACAAGGTTGTCTTGAACGCAACCAATGATTATGTAATAGTTTTTTCACTCTCCTCCCTGAATGAAATGGAAACATACCTTACAGACTTGGAGAATTACCTTAAGAAACCTTCATGTAACAAGGGGGACCCATTAAGTTATGAACCAGGTTCGTcaatgaaggttgaaaaatggTTTTCCTCTGGAGATGTAACTGCACTGACAAGAAAGAACATACAGGCCTTTCTAGATTTCAAACAAGCAAATAACAAACGAAGAAATATTGAATTCGGCATTGCATCAATCCCAGACAAGCTCAGCACTGCCTCCTCAATTCATGTTTATGAAAGGGGAAGGCTTGTGAGCTCCCAGTATGAGCTTCCTTCAAAACCTCCAACACCGATCATCTTGAGTGTTGAGCATAATCGCATACATCTGCAAATCACACCTCCTGAACATGGTGCTGGTTGTGTGGACTCATACTGTATTTCATACCAGTCAAAGCAAAACTCTGAATGGACAGAGATGTACACTGATGGGATTTCTGACCAGGTCACAGTCAAGGACTTAGAACCACATAAAGAATATCGTTTCAGCTGCAAGGCTGTGTGTCGTCCTGGGCAAAGTCTTCCCAGCGATGCAACATCATTCCTTAAGACCCGTCCATGTGCTCCTCCTGGCACACCCATAATAAAAAGAGTGGAAGCTGAAACTGTGACTGTAGCCTGGGAAGTTCCTACATCTGTTGGTGAAGACATCCTGGTCACTGAATATGTGTTGGAATTTAGAGAATTCAAGAAAGATCAGAAAAATGAAATGCCATGGATGTCAGTGAAATCTACCTACAGGGAGTATACTCTTCAACGACTGAAAGAAAACACAGATTACACAATTAAAGTTCTCGCAAACTGTGGTGGTGATGGAATAAGTCTTCCTAGCCCTGAATCTGTGTTTTCTACCAGTTCTGAATGTAACTTGTCAGGCAAAGATGGAAGCGAGTTATTCCTAAAGCAGTCTGCTCGTATCCACAAAGGGAATCCTTCAATTTATGCACTGACacttcacaaaaaaattggtgaaaatgtaaattttaatcagTATGTTTTTGGAAAAAAGGTAGAAGATGTGAAAAACAAAGTCATTCTTCTTTTGGGATCGACAGGTGCAGGAAAAACCACGCTGCTCAATGTCATGATCAATTACATTCTGGGGGTAAAGTGGCAGGATGCGTATCGCTTCAAACTGATCAATGAAGTGACCAATCGCACACAGGCTGAAAGTCAGACATCTGAGATCTCATCTTATGAGCTGTACAATCAGGCTGGCTTTCAAATTCCCTATTCTCTCACAATCGTTGACACGCCGGGATTTGGGGATACAAGAGGAATTGCACATGATAAACTGATAATGGAGCAGATGAAAAGCTTTCTTTGTAACCCTTTGGGAATCGATCATATTGATGCTGTCTGTTTTGTTGTCCAGGCCTCTCTTGCCCGTCTTAGTGCCAaccaaaggtacatatttgatTCCATTTTGTCCATTTTTGGCAAGGACATTGCTCAGAATATAATGATACTGGTGACGTTCGCAGATGGTAAAGACATTCCGGTCCTGGAAGCCATCAAAGCCGCTGATCTGCCctgtcagaaaaataaaaaggGACAACCAACTCACTTCAAGTTCAACAACTCGTCTGTGTTTACAAACAAAAAAGCAGAAGAACTGACAGCGTCCGACAATGATTCAGATGACTCCGAGGAAGGTGGTGATGATCAAAAATATAGCGAAATGGTCTGGACATCAACCTtcaaacagatgagaggttttTTTAAGGCACTGGGGGCCATTGAAAGTAAAGATCTGACAATGACTATAAAGGTCTTGGAGGAACGAGCACGTCTTGAGAATGCAATGGCAAGTCTGACCCCTCAAATAACTGCTGGCCTCTCTAAACTGAGTGAGATCAAGAAACTCAAGCAATGTTTGAAAAATGAAAGTGAGAACATGGAACAAAGTGAGAATTTCGAGCAAGAAGTGGATGTGATGCATGCCGTCAGAACTCTTGTAAACTGTTTTACCATGAACTGCAACGCCTGCTTCTTCACGTGTCACTCCAGCTGCTACCTTCCTCAAGAAGATTCTGTGAATACTTGTGCTGTGATGGGCGATGATGGCAACTGTGTTATGTGTCCTGACAACTGCCATTACACAAAACATGTACGGGAAAAAGTCATGTGGTCGTACGAAAcaaaaacagagaaaaaaactATAAATGAGCTGAAGGAGAACTTCATGAAGGCAAAAGGGAAATTTATGGATTCCAAACAAATGCTTGATGCGCTTGAAGATGAATTCAAAGTAATTGAAGACAAACTAATGAATCTGATCAAACTGTCCTCCGATTGTTTAAGAAGACTGGATGAAATTGCGCTGAAGCCAAAATCTCTCTCAACAGCAGAATACCTTAAAATCCTGATCAAAACAGAGGAGGAGGAGAAAAAACCTGGCTTCGAGGACCGAATCATTGGGCTTGAGAAAATGAAACAGGAGGCTCTTATTGTGGAAAAGATTGCGAGGGGAGAGAATCTGCTTGAAAAAGAGCGCTGCATTATGATagaaagaaaaaagagaatGGAAACAGTTGCACTGAAaatgatgaaaatgaaaaatgttGTTAGTGCTTTACAGTCAAAAAGCAACTAGGAAACACACAAGACAAAAGAAGACTCTGGCCATGACGATCAAAAAATGCTTTAATCAAAATAAAGACGAGTTTAAAaagaatccatgttgtgcctccatctttgaaatacattcgcc from Paramisgurnus dabryanus chromosome 6, PD_genome_1.1, whole genome shotgun sequence encodes the following:
- the LOC135744242 gene encoding uncharacterized protein, with the protein product MKVEKWFSSGDVTALTRKNIQAFLDFKQANNKRRNIEFGIASIPDKLSTASSIHVYERGRLVSSQYELPSKPPTPIILSVEHNRIHLQITPPEHGAGCVDSYCISYQSKQNSEWTEMYTDGISDQVTVKDLEPHKEYRFSCKAVCRPGQSLPSDATSFLKTRPCAPPGTPIIKRVEAETVTVAWEVPTSVGEDILVTEYVLEFREFKKDQKNEMPWMSVKSTYREYTLQRLKENTDYTIKVLANCGGDGISLPSPESVFSTSSECNLSGKDGSELFLKQSARIHKGNPSIYALTLHKKIGENVNFNQYVFGKKVEDVKNKVILLLGSTGAGKTTLLNVMINYILGVKWQDAYRFKLINEVTNRTQAESQTSEISSYELYNQAGFQIPYSLTIVDTPGFGDTRGIAHDKLIMEQMKSFLCNPLGIDHIDAVCFVVQASLARLSANQRYIFDSILSIFGKDIAQNIMILVTFADGKDIPVLEAIKAADLPCQKNKKGQPTHFKFNNSSVFTNKKAEELTASDNDSDDSEEGGDDQKYSEMVWTSTFKQMRGFFKALGAIESKDLTMTIKVLEERARLENAMASLTPQITAGLSKLSEIKKLKQCLKNESENMEQSENFEQEVDVMHAVRTLVNCFTMNCNACFFTCHSSCYLPQEDSVNTCAVMGDDGNCVMCPDNCHYTKHVREKVMWSYETKTEKKTINELKENFMKAKGKFMDSKQMLDALEDEFKVIEDKLMNLIKLSSDCLRRLDEIALKPKSLSTAEYLKILIKTEEEEKKPGFEDRIIGLEKMKQEALIVEKIARGENLLEKERCIMIERKKRMETVALKMMKMKNVVSALQSKSN